The following nucleotide sequence is from Gymnodinialimonas sp. 202GB13-11.
TCGCCAGCGCGCGACATTGCGGTTGTGCTCTTCCAAAGTCACCGCAAAGGCATGGCCGCCCGTGCCGTCGGCCACGAAGAAGATGAAGTCCGTCTCATCCGGGTTCAGCGCCGCTATGATCGCGTCCGCACCCGGGTTGGCAATCGGCGTCGGCGGCAGGCCGTCGATCACGTAAGTATTCCAAGGCGTCTCACCGCGCAGTTCAGACTGCCGCAAGCCGCGCCCCAAAATACCACGCCCGTTCGTCACCCCGTAGATCACTGTTGGGTCCGTCTGCAGCCGCATCCCCGTATTCAAACGGTTGATAAAGACAGAGGCCACGCGCCCACGCTCTTCCGGCACGCTCGTCTCTTTCTCGATAATGGAGGCAAGGATCAGCGCCTCCTCCGGCGTGGAAATCGGCAGGCCCGGCGCGCGGTTCTCCCACGCATCTGCCAAAATCCGCTCCTGCGCCGCCTGCATCTCCGCAATCAGCTCCATCCGGTCTTCGCCCCGGTTCACCTCGATCGTGGCGGGGGCAAGCGAGCCTTCAACCGGAATGTCAGGAATCTCCCCATCCAGGAAGTCCGCCGCCAAAAGCCCCTGCACCACCTGCCAAGAGGTCAGCCCTTCCGGGATCACCAGCCGGTAGATCATCGGCACCTCTTGCTCCAGTAGGGCGGCATATTCCTCGGGAATACCGTCTTCATATGCGAACCGCGCGATCTCCTCGACCTCACCGGTGCCTGGTACCCGTTCACTCAACCGCAACTGGCCAGAACCGGAATTTCGCAGCACGTATGTCGCGCGATACCGGAACGAAGACGGCCCGCCAGCCGTCACGATATCGAGGACTTGTTCCATCGTGGCACCCGCCGGGATCTCGTAGTTCCCGAACCGCAAATCGCCAGATCTGTCTGCCGCCCGCACCCCAACCCGGAAAATCGCGGCCGAGCGGATCACCCCCGCCGCTTCCAGCCGTTCCGAAACTTCGCCCAGCGTATCGCCTTGCTCCACCTCGAAGAACGCGGCGGTCTCCAACGGCCCCGCCGCGTCCCACTGGTTTTTGCCCCAGCCAAGCGCCGCCGCCGCTGCAATCAATGCAACGATCAGAAAGGACATGCCGTTTGCGGCGATGTGTTTCCACATATGCGGGTTACTCCACCTGGCCCATGATCAGGCAGGCATTGGTGCCGCCGAACCCAAACGAATTCGACTGCGCAATCCGGATCTCACCTTCCTGCTTGGCATTGGCACACAGGTTGATCTCGGTCTCAGCCGCAGGGTTGTCGAGGTTGATCGTGGGCGGAGCCACATTGTCCCGGATCGCGAGGATCGAGAAGATCGCCTCAATCGCGCCAGCAGCCCCCAGCAAATGCCCGGTCATGGACTTGGTCGAAGACATGCGCACGTTCTTGGCGTGATCGCCCATCAAACGCTCCACGGCGCCAAGCTCGATCGTATCCGCCATGGTCGAGGTGCCATGGGCATTCACATAGTCAATGTCGCTCGGCTGCAATCCAGCTCGCTTCAAGGCCGCGCGCATCGCACGCTCCGCGCCTTCATGGTCTGGCGGTGGGGCCGTGATGTGATGTGCATCACCCGACAAACCGTAACCAAGGATTTCTGCGTAAATCTTCGCGCCACGGGCCTTCGCGTGCTCGTATTCTTCCAGCACGACCATACCGGCACCTTCGCCCATCACGAAGCCATCGCTGTCCGCGTCCCATGGGCGCGATGCCTTCTCCGGCTCATCCGCGCGTTTCGTACTCAACGCCTTGCATGCATTGAAGCCTGCAATCCCGATGGCACAGATCGGGCTTTCCGCCCCACCCGCGATCATAACATCGGCATCGTCCAGCGCGATCAGACGCGCCGCATCGCCGATGGCATGCGCCCCCGTGGAACAGGCCGTCACAACCGAATGGTTCGGCCCCTTGTAGCCATAGCGGATCGAAACCTGACCCGAGATCAGGTTGATCAACGCACCGGGCACAAAAAACGGTGACACACGCCGCGGCCCGCGTTCGTTCAGAACAATGGACGTATCCGCAATGGATGACAGACCGCCAATACCGGCACCAATCAAACAGCCCGTGCGCTCAAGGCTTTCCGTATCTTCCGGCGTCCAGCCCGCGTCGGCAATCGCCTGATCCGCAGCCGCCATGCCGTAAAGAATAAAGTCATCGACCTTGCGCTGTTCCTTGGGCTCCATCCAATCGTCAGCGTTGAATGTACCGTCCGACCCGTCGCCATGCGGAATTTCGCACGCATAAGTGGTGCCGAACCCTTCGGCGTCGAACCGCGTGATCGGCCCCGCCCCGGATTGCCCGGCCAAAAGCCGCTCCCAGGTCTTCTCAACACCACATGCCAGGGGTGTCACCAACCCCAGACCTGTCACAACCACTCGACGCATTATTCGGCCCCCGCGATTTCCAGTGCGGTCAGTTACCGGAAAGCGCGTGTTGGGTGCAATGCCTTCCAACACGGCAGATATTTATAAGGCGGGCATATGCCAACCACCGGGTTTAACCGAAAAAACACAACTCAAGCGGTACTACAGGTCGAAGTGCTGCGCAGATTTCCGATGAACACCCTTTTTCAACACCCTCCGTCTTTCGCCCGATGGGCCTTCACCGCCGTTGTTGCGATGCTGTGTCTCTCACCCACGAACGCACTTGCGTGCCAATCCTTTGCACCAATTGCCCGGTTGGCTGCCCACGGTCAGACCTTGGCCCGCTCGAACGATCAGCGCGAATTACAGCGCGTCGCTGCATTGATCCGAAGTGACCTTGCTCAAGTCGATGAAAACCGTGTCGCAACTGTTTTGCGAGAGGACTTTCCATTCGCGGAACGTGATTGGATACCTCGCGCCCTTTCGGCGTTAGAGACAATGGCCGTAGCTGCTGAAGATGGTCGGATCGAAGACATCCAATCGGTCGCAGAACGGCGCTTCATGATCGTCGCGTTGGGGCGTTTTGCTTTGGCGGCACCGCGACACCAATGCGCCACAGGATTAACGACACCAGCATTTCCCACCGCCCAAGTGCAACAAATTGGCGGAGAAGCCACTTCAATTGTCGAAGAAATGCCTGCGCGCGAGACCCAAAATTACAGCGCCTCGTCAGGTCGGATTTCGCAAACAGCAGCAATTGGTGGCACGTTTTTGCTTTTGATTGTTCTGGCTCTGGGAAGTTTCTGGATGTGGCGGCGCTTCGTGCGGGGGAAACGATCAGAAACGCGCAAATTATGCGAATATCCTACCGAAATATCGACCGCAGGTGCGACAGGCCTGGTCGGGTGGGCGAACGAGGTTTTGGGGCGAGACGAAGATGCAGACAGGTCTGAATGCCAGGCCACCCGCCTTATCGACTTTTCGTTAAATGGGGCCTGCTTGACGCAACCAGAAAAAGAAATCGAAAAGGACCGGGTTCAGTTTCGCGTTGGCGACAACTGGTTGAGCGGGACTATCAAATGGTCCAACCAAACCTGTTTTGGCGTCGTTCTTGATGAACCTATGACGCCTGAACAGATCGGGCACATCCGAGAAACGACCAAAAAGAAGAACGCACGCTCCAATTTTCGCTTCCGGCGGAAAGAGCAGCTTGCCTAGCGCTATCGGCTTCGCTCGGCACCCGTTTGTGCCAAAGAAAAGCGGCGGCCGGATCGCTCCGCACCGCCGCCAATTCTAAATCAAGGAAGACCTTACTGGGCTTCGTTGATGAACTTCACCGCGTCACCAAACGTCTGGATCGTTTCAGCTGCGTCATCGGGGATCTCGATGCCGAACTCTTCTTCAAAAGCCATGACCAGCTCAACCGTATCCAGCGAGTCTGCGCCCAGGTCGTCGATGAACGAGGCGGACTCGGTCACTTTCTCTTCGTCAACGCTCAGGTGCTCAACAACGATCTTCTTCACGCGATCTGCGATGTCGCTCATTTTAAGGTCCTCATGGTCTTTCAGGGTTCCGCCCGTGTCGGCTGCCCTTGTTTCAGTACTGCCGTTCCGGCCGCTCAATGTGCCATCGCACCTTTTATCAGGTGGTCAGGCCCGACCGGTGGAACAAGCCCCCCGGCAATTCTCGCGCCGCCTATAGCATATGTTTCGCCCATGTCCATGCCCCGTGCGCGGGTTTCTGACGTAGGGGAAAGCGCGTCACAGCATCGCCATGCCACCATTCACATGCAGGGTCGTGCCGGTCAAATAGCCCGCCTCGGGGCTCGCCAGGAAAAGGGTCGCAGCTGCGATTTCTGCAGGCGTGCCCATGCGTCCTGCCGGAATCTGCGTAAGGATCTTGGATTTCTGGTCATCCGTCAGCTTGTCAGTCATCGCAGTCTCGATAAAGCCCGGCGCCACACAGTTTACGGTGATCCCGCGGCTTGCCACCTCATAAGCAAGGCTTTTCGACATGCCGACCATCCCAGCCTTGGAGGCTGCGTAATTGCCCTGCCCCGGATTGCCGGTGGCCCCAACAACGCTTGAGATATTCACGATCCGCCCCCAACGCGCCTTCATCATGCCGCGCAACGCACCCCGGCAAAGCCGCATGGTCGAGGTCAGATTCACATCCAAAACGCTCTGCCATTCTTCATCTGACATCCGCATGAACAGATTATCGCGGGTGATGCCCGCATTGTTGACGAGAATGTCGAGCGAGCCCATGGCGGCAGCGGCCTCTTTCGGCAAAGCGTCGACGGCTTCGGAATCACTCAGGTTGCACGGCAGCACGTGCGCCCGCTCACCCAATTCAGCGGCCAGTGCTTCC
It contains:
- the mltG gene encoding endolytic transglycosylase MltG, whose translation is MWKHIAANGMSFLIVALIAAAAALGWGKNQWDAAGPLETAAFFEVEQGDTLGEVSERLEAAGVIRSAAIFRVGVRAADRSGDLRFGNYEIPAGATMEQVLDIVTAGGPSSFRYRATYVLRNSGSGQLRLSERVPGTGEVEEIARFAYEDGIPEEYAALLEQEVPMIYRLVIPEGLTSWQVVQGLLAADFLDGEIPDIPVEGSLAPATIEVNRGEDRMELIAEMQAAQERILADAWENRAPGLPISTPEEALILASIIEKETSVPEERGRVASVFINRLNTGMRLQTDPTVIYGVTNGRGILGRGLRQSELRGETPWNTYVIDGLPPTPIANPGADAIIAALNPDETDFIFFVADGTGGHAFAVTLEEHNRNVARWREIEAERNDGN
- the fabF gene encoding beta-ketoacyl-ACP synthase II, encoding MRRVVVTGLGLVTPLACGVEKTWERLLAGQSGAGPITRFDAEGFGTTYACEIPHGDGSDGTFNADDWMEPKEQRKVDDFILYGMAAADQAIADAGWTPEDTESLERTGCLIGAGIGGLSSIADTSIVLNERGPRRVSPFFVPGALINLISGQVSIRYGYKGPNHSVVTACSTGAHAIGDAARLIALDDADVMIAGGAESPICAIGIAGFNACKALSTKRADEPEKASRPWDADSDGFVMGEGAGMVVLEEYEHAKARGAKIYAEILGYGLSGDAHHITAPPPDHEGAERAMRAALKRAGLQPSDIDYVNAHGTSTMADTIELGAVERLMGDHAKNVRMSSTKSMTGHLLGAAGAIEAIFSILAIRDNVAPPTINLDNPAAETEINLCANAKQEGEIRIAQSNSFGFGGTNACLIMGQVE
- a CDS encoding acyl carrier protein; protein product: MSDIADRVKKIVVEHLSVDEEKVTESASFIDDLGADSLDTVELVMAFEEEFGIEIPDDAAETIQTFGDAVKFINEAQ
- the fabG gene encoding 3-oxoacyl-ACP reductase FabG, with protein sequence MTDLTGKAALVTGASGGIGADIARALHGAGATVGLSGTRVEPLEALAAELGERAHVLPCNLSDSEAVDALPKEAAAAMGSLDILVNNAGITRDNLFMRMSDEEWQSVLDVNLTSTMRLCRGALRGMMKARWGRIVNISSVVGATGNPGQGNYAASKAGMVGMSKSLAYEVASRGITVNCVAPGFIETAMTDKLTDDQKSKILTQIPAGRMGTPAEIAAATLFLASPEAGYLTGTTLHVNGGMAML